One window of the Spirochaetota bacterium genome contains the following:
- the mrdA gene encoding penicillin-binding protein 2, whose protein sequence is MTVTAVAFAALLLQLINLQLIQGKEYKAKARLNMESNVPIPAARGDIYDRNFKDGEKNVVIVSNRPSFNITTIPAKFKSKKKLYEILDLMSRLFDVNKDEIINEINSGNPWERIVLKEDVEFDTIVKIASHQDKFPNIDWEDASVRVYNFSEMFAHLVGYVGSISQDEYKKLKTEGYKHYQKVGKSGIEKQYDILLRGRDGYVRRIVDVRQRTEGEEVGQRPVAGDNLVLTIDYTIQNVLYDAMKDMKGAAIVLKPATGEIIAMVSKPDFDPNLIISKNNTDIIKQLQKDKERPFLNRVIQSKYPPASTFKLVTAVAALETEKATPEKSYYCPGKYTLKGYKDHDFYDYDAHGTVDLYWAIAKSCSVYFYQLGLLTGPTVLMRYAEDFGLNQKSGIDIPGEVAGFVPSRQWKYKAFGQPWFDGDTVNMSIGQGFLHVTPMGMCEFVSALVNNGIVYRPHLIKEIRTNDNSRVLKTFPRKKIREIPLSPLTLEAVKKGMRMGVMSGTSGRLGYLKVPVAGKTGTAQTRSIRQEKYSQHAWFVGYAPYEGTPESSIVTVVLVEYGVAGAASAVPIAERVYTKLNDLGYFTGAVPILAQPDTKKNEPAGKKQVLAPQLPLKRDGAASRGMAPPAPARPGDIIKVR, encoded by the coding sequence ATGACGGTGACCGCCGTCGCCTTCGCGGCGCTGCTGCTCCAGCTCATCAACCTCCAGCTCATACAGGGAAAGGAATACAAGGCCAAGGCGCGCCTCAACATGGAGAGCAACGTACCCATACCGGCGGCGCGCGGCGATATCTATGACCGCAACTTCAAGGACGGCGAGAAGAACGTTGTCATCGTGTCCAACCGGCCGTCTTTTAACATAACCACCATACCGGCGAAGTTCAAATCAAAAAAAAAATTGTATGAGATCCTCGATCTCATGTCCCGTCTCTTCGACGTCAACAAGGATGAGATCATAAACGAGATCAACAGCGGCAATCCCTGGGAGCGGATCGTCCTGAAGGAGGACGTCGAGTTCGACACCATCGTGAAGATAGCGTCACACCAGGACAAGTTTCCCAACATCGACTGGGAGGACGCCTCGGTGCGCGTGTACAATTTCAGCGAGATGTTCGCCCACCTCGTCGGGTACGTCGGGAGCATCAGCCAGGACGAATACAAGAAGCTCAAGACCGAGGGATACAAGCACTACCAGAAGGTCGGGAAGTCCGGCATCGAGAAGCAGTATGACATCCTGCTCCGGGGACGGGACGGGTACGTGCGCCGCATCGTCGACGTGCGGCAGAGGACCGAGGGCGAGGAGGTCGGCCAGCGACCGGTTGCCGGGGACAACCTGGTGCTCACCATCGATTACACTATCCAGAACGTCCTCTACGACGCGATGAAGGACATGAAGGGCGCCGCCATCGTGCTGAAGCCAGCCACCGGCGAGATAATTGCCATGGTGAGCAAGCCCGATTTCGATCCGAACCTCATCATATCAAAGAACAACACCGATATCATCAAGCAGCTGCAGAAGGACAAGGAGCGTCCCTTTCTCAACAGGGTAATCCAGTCCAAGTACCCGCCGGCGTCGACCTTCAAGCTGGTCACCGCGGTCGCCGCCCTGGAGACCGAAAAGGCCACGCCGGAAAAGTCGTACTACTGCCCGGGCAAGTATACGCTCAAGGGCTACAAAGACCATGATTTTTACGATTACGACGCGCACGGCACCGTCGACCTCTACTGGGCCATCGCCAAGTCGTGCAGCGTATATTTTTACCAGCTGGGCCTCCTGACCGGACCCACGGTCCTCATGCGCTACGCCGAGGATTTCGGCCTCAACCAGAAGTCGGGCATCGATATTCCCGGCGAGGTGGCCGGCTTCGTGCCTTCGCGCCAGTGGAAATACAAGGCCTTCGGGCAGCCCTGGTTCGACGGCGACACGGTCAACATGTCCATCGGCCAGGGCTTCCTCCACGTTACCCCGATGGGAATGTGCGAATTCGTATCCGCCCTGGTCAACAACGGCATCGTGTACCGGCCCCATCTGATCAAGGAGATCCGCACCAACGACAACAGCCGGGTACTCAAGACCTTCCCCCGGAAGAAGATACGGGAAATCCCGCTGTCTCCCCTTACCCTGGAGGCGGTCAAGAAGGGCATGCGCATGGGTGTCATGAGCGGAACGTCGGGACGGCTGGGATACCTGAAGGTGCCGGTGGCGGGGAAGACCGGCACGGCCCAGACCAGGTCCATTCGGCAGGAGAAATATTCGCAGCATGCCTGGTTCGTGGGATATGCACCCTACGAGGGCACACCTGAAAGCTCCATCGTCACGGTGGTCCTTGTCGAGTACGGCGTCGCCGGTGCGGCAAGCGCCGTTCCGATCGCCGAGAGGGTCTACACCAAGCTGAACGATCTGGGCTATTTTACCGGGGCCGTCCCGATACTGGCGCAGCCGGATACGAAGAAGAACGAGCCTGCCGGGAAAAAACAGGTCCTGGCTCCGCAGCTCCCATTGAAGAGGGACGGCGCCGCATCCCGGGGCATGGCGCCGCCGGCGCCCGCCAGGCCGGGTGACATTATCAAGGTGCGATAA
- the mreD gene encoding rod shape-determining protein MreD gives MILSYIYTAVIILVSLLVQGHASFDVVRIAGVKPDLMFIAIVYLSYCFGSFYGEVTGFVSGLLHDAVSNSPLGLLTFPKVAVAFIVGMFGRQLFKNNILTTSLLLFAASLVKGLLTLFLCYVFHEASASSILSIILPESFYNALLAPPLFYIFDKIFERELEREGYM, from the coding sequence ATGATATTATCGTACATCTATACCGCTGTTATCATTCTGGTTTCCCTCCTGGTGCAGGGCCATGCCTCCTTCGACGTTGTCCGCATCGCCGGGGTGAAGCCGGACCTCATGTTCATCGCCATCGTCTATCTTTCATACTGCTTTGGGTCGTTCTATGGCGAGGTCACGGGCTTCGTCAGCGGGCTCCTGCACGACGCGGTGTCGAATTCGCCCCTGGGCCTTCTGACCTTCCCGAAGGTGGCGGTCGCCTTCATCGTGGGCATGTTCGGGAGGCAGCTCTTCAAGAACAACATCCTCACCACGTCCCTGCTGCTCTTTGCGGCGTCGCTGGTCAAGGGATTGCTGACCCTCTTCCTCTGCTACGTGTTCCACGAGGCGTCGGCTTCTTCCATACTGAGCATCATCCTGCCGGAATCGTTCTACAACGCGCTGCTCGCGCCGCCGCTGTTTTACATATTCGACAAGATATTCGAACGGGAGCTGGAGCGAGAGGGGTACATGTAA
- a CDS encoding DUF3467 domain-containing protein — protein MQKSRPASREARRGGCARHHSLKEITMHQKEKDVKIEVKVDENIAMGIFSNFSNVSHSPEEFVFDYIFVHPAPPPGFGKLMSRIVLTPGHAKRFLLALSQNIREYEERFGEIDMHAQSEEGGRLQ, from the coding sequence TTGCAGAAATCAAGACCGGCGAGCCGGGAAGCGCGTCGCGGCGGATGCGCGCGGCATCATTCGCTCAAGGAGATCACCATGCACCAGAAAGAAAAGGACGTAAAGATAGAGGTGAAAGTCGACGAGAACATCGCCATGGGCATATTCTCGAATTTTTCCAACGTAAGCCATTCTCCGGAGGAGTTCGTGTTTGACTACATTTTCGTGCACCCGGCGCCGCCCCCGGGGTTCGGCAAGCTCATGTCGCGGATCGTGTTGACGCCGGGCCACGCCAAGCGGTTCCTCCTGGCCCTCAGCCAGAACATACGCGAATACGAGGAACGCTTCGGCGAGATCGACATGCACGCCCAGTCCGAGGAAGGGGGGCGGCTCCAGTAA
- a CDS encoding VOC family protein, producing MIVIESINHIGISVSNLEESVKFYKELFDFDTIDKASGPGITFIRVADITIGLYEVPGYKNADGTKNRISFYVDEEDFEDAVDEIQERDIEIIFGPEDIRKGKTVVFLDPDGNQIELSYPMVG from the coding sequence ATGATAGTCATAGAAAGCATAAACCATATAGGGATCTCCGTATCGAACCTGGAGGAATCGGTCAAATTCTACAAGGAATTGTTCGATTTCGATACCATTGACAAGGCCAGCGGGCCGGGCATCACCTTTATCAGGGTTGCCGATATCACCATCGGACTCTATGAAGTGCCGGGTTACAAGAATGCCGATGGCACCAAGAACAGGATTTCCTTCTATGTCGACGAGGAGGATTTCGAAGACGCCGTTGATGAGATCCAGGAGCGGGACATCGAGATCATCTTTGGGCCGGAAGACATCCGCAAGGGGAAAACGGTCGTGTTCCTCGATCCGGACGGAAACCAGATAGAGCTCTCATACCCGATGGTGGGGTAA
- the rodA gene encoding rod shape-determining protein RodA — MLISKEGLSKIDYTLVIAVIVTVIIGILMIYSAGFDPIDKVNNGLYRKQILWFIFGFILMLGLTILNYQSLGEFSLHIYVVLVVLLIITTIFGTPVRNTRAWLNFGVFSIQPSEFMKLALVIILAKYLELRERDINKLRELVVPALLTFIPMLIILKQPDFGTAIIFIPILLTMLFVGGADISHLVAIVLIATIAMVVPMVLTYREWIGAEGSNFLLDFFQDVNLLLIVSGVLLAITLVTFVLHFFSVKKFLRKIYVPGIIISLGLMTSVVIQKLFKVYQKRRILVFLNPDLDPQGSGYNIIQSKIAIGSGGFFGKGFLKGSQAQLGFLPEKSSDFIFAVVAEEWGFFGSVILLGLLGFIVLRCVQTAFESKDKFGALLASGITTILFFHILINIGMAVGIMPVTGLPLCFVSYGGSNLMMSMICVGIMLNIRARKFVY, encoded by the coding sequence ATGCTGATCAGTAAAGAGGGATTGAGCAAGATAGATTATACCCTTGTCATTGCGGTGATTGTGACCGTTATCATAGGGATCCTGATGATCTACAGCGCCGGCTTCGATCCCATCGACAAGGTGAACAACGGCCTGTACCGGAAGCAGATCCTCTGGTTCATTTTCGGCTTTATACTCATGCTCGGGCTGACCATCCTCAACTACCAGTCGCTGGGGGAGTTTTCGCTCCATATCTACGTCGTGCTTGTTGTCCTGCTGATCATAACGACCATTTTCGGGACGCCGGTACGTAATACCCGGGCGTGGCTCAACTTCGGCGTCTTTTCCATACAGCCGTCGGAGTTCATGAAGCTCGCCCTGGTCATCATCCTGGCCAAGTACCTTGAACTGCGCGAGCGGGACATCAACAAGCTCCGCGAGCTGGTCGTCCCGGCTTTGCTTACCTTCATACCGATGCTCATCATACTCAAGCAGCCCGATTTCGGGACCGCCATCATATTCATCCCGATCCTGTTGACCATGCTCTTCGTGGGCGGCGCCGATATCTCCCACCTTGTCGCCATCGTGCTGATCGCGACGATCGCCATGGTCGTACCCATGGTGCTCACGTACCGTGAATGGATCGGGGCGGAAGGATCGAATTTCCTCCTCGATTTCTTCCAGGATGTGAACCTTCTCCTCATCGTGTCGGGCGTCCTCCTCGCGATCACGCTGGTGACCTTCGTGCTTCACTTTTTTTCCGTGAAAAAGTTCTTGCGGAAGATCTACGTGCCCGGCATCATCATATCGCTGGGCCTCATGACGTCGGTCGTCATCCAGAAGCTCTTCAAGGTGTATCAGAAGCGGAGGATCCTGGTTTTCCTCAATCCGGACCTTGACCCGCAGGGATCGGGGTACAACATCATCCAGTCAAAGATAGCCATCGGCTCCGGCGGCTTCTTCGGCAAGGGCTTCCTTAAAGGCTCCCAGGCGCAGCTGGGCTTCCTTCCTGAGAAGAGCTCGGACTTCATTTTTGCCGTGGTGGCGGAGGAATGGGGGTTTTTCGGCTCCGTTATCCTCCTCGGCCTCCTGGGGTTCATCGTCTTACGCTGCGTCCAGACAGCCTTCGAGTCCAAGGACAAGTTCGGCGCCCTCCTGGCGAGCGGCATCACCACGATCCTGTTTTTTCATATCCTCATCAACATAGGAATGGCCGTGGGCATCATGCCGGTTACGGGCCTCCCCCTCTGCTTCGTGTCCTATGGCGGATCAAACCTGATGATGTCCATGATCTGCGTGGGCATCATGCTTAACATCCGGGCGCGGAAGTTCGTGTACTGA
- a CDS encoding YhdH/YhfP family quinone oxidoreductase, whose protein sequence is MADNTYRALVVRESADGKFTCAIENLTPDSLPAGDVLVRIQYSSLNYKDMLSASGNRGVTKKYPHTPGIDGAGIIEQSGSPEFKPGEEVIVTSYDLGMNTSGGLGQYIRVPASWVVKKPANLSLRESMIFGTAGFTAALSVLRLVDYGIKEGSGVLVTGATGGVGSVAVSILSHAGYRVTAVNGLNDETDFLKKIGASEIIPIPDPAESSGKPMLKDKWDAAVDTVGGNLLVFALKSVKANGAVTCCGNAASADISLTVYPFILRGIALFGIDSQNCPMDRRLRAWNMLAEKWKFPWVETLAAEINLDGVISQIDRIRAGSHRGRIIVNMKD, encoded by the coding sequence ATGGCAGACAATACATACCGAGCGCTTGTGGTCAGGGAATCAGCGGATGGAAAATTCACCTGCGCTATCGAGAACCTGACGCCCGACAGCCTGCCAGCCGGGGACGTGCTGGTGCGAATACAATATTCGTCGTTAAATTATAAAGACATGCTTTCCGCCTCGGGCAACAGGGGCGTCACAAAAAAATATCCGCACACGCCGGGTATCGACGGAGCCGGAATTATCGAGCAGAGCGGCTCGCCGGAGTTCAAGCCCGGTGAGGAAGTGATCGTCACCAGCTATGACCTTGGCATGAACACTTCCGGAGGGCTCGGACAGTACATACGAGTCCCCGCCTCCTGGGTCGTAAAAAAGCCGGCGAATCTCTCCCTCCGCGAAAGCATGATCTTCGGAACGGCCGGGTTCACCGCCGCCCTCTCGGTGCTGAGACTTGTCGATTACGGGATCAAAGAGGGCAGCGGCGTACTCGTAACGGGAGCCACCGGAGGAGTGGGGAGCGTGGCGGTGTCCATCCTCTCCCACGCCGGCTACAGGGTAACCGCGGTTAACGGCCTGAACGACGAAACTGACTTTCTAAAGAAAATCGGAGCCTCCGAAATCATTCCCATACCCGATCCGGCGGAATCCTCCGGAAAGCCCATGCTTAAGGATAAATGGGATGCGGCCGTTGATACGGTCGGCGGGAACCTGCTTGTCTTCGCCCTGAAATCGGTGAAGGCAAACGGCGCCGTGACCTGCTGCGGCAACGCGGCCTCCGCGGACATCTCCCTTACCGTTTATCCGTTTATTCTTCGCGGCATCGCCCTGTTCGGCATCGATTCGCAGAACTGCCCCATGGATCGCAGACTCAGGGCATGGAACATGCTGGCGGAAAAATGGAAGTTCCCCTGGGTCGAAACGCTTGCCGCGGAGATCAACCTTGACGGCGTGATATCCCAGATCGACAGGATAAGGGCCGGAAGCCACCGGGGCAGAATAATCGTAAACATGAAGGATTGA
- a CDS encoding rod shape-determining protein: protein MFLDSLYGMFSNDMGIDLGTANTLVHVKGQGIVLSEPSVVAVQTSTGKVLAVGHEAKRMLGRTPGDIVAIRPMKDGVIADFETVEKMIRYFIAKVHKRKALVRPRVVIGVPSGITEVEKRAVRESTEQAGAREIFLIEEALAAAIGANIPIHEPAGHMVVDIGGGTTEIAVISLGGMVIADSIRIAGDEFDEAIVKYMRTQYNLVIGERMAEEVKFRLGNAFPEKKIETMELKGRDAISGLPRTLEIDTTEVRKSLKEPVDQVLDGIKHVLEKTPPELAADIVERGIVMTGGGSLLKGLDKYISKETGVPVILAENPLTCVVLGAGKFLEELKHLYRANLK, encoded by the coding sequence ATGTTTCTTGATTCGCTCTACGGGATGTTCTCAAACGACATGGGCATCGATCTTGGCACCGCCAATACGCTGGTCCATGTCAAAGGCCAGGGGATCGTTCTTTCCGAGCCGTCGGTTGTGGCAGTGCAGACCAGCACCGGCAAGGTCCTCGCGGTTGGCCATGAGGCGAAGCGAATGCTGGGGAGGACACCGGGCGATATCGTGGCGATCCGCCCGATGAAGGACGGCGTTATCGCCGATTTCGAAACCGTTGAGAAGATGATCCGTTATTTCATCGCCAAGGTGCACAAGAGAAAAGCCCTGGTCCGGCCCCGCGTCGTTATCGGCGTTCCGTCGGGCATCACCGAGGTGGAGAAGCGGGCGGTGCGGGAATCCACGGAGCAGGCGGGAGCGCGCGAGATATTCCTCATCGAAGAGGCCCTGGCGGCCGCCATCGGCGCCAATATCCCGATCCATGAGCCCGCGGGCCACATGGTGGTCGACATCGGCGGCGGCACCACGGAGATCGCAGTCATATCCCTGGGCGGCATGGTCATCGCCGATTCCATACGGATCGCCGGGGACGAGTTCGACGAGGCCATCGTCAAATACATGCGGACCCAGTACAACCTGGTCATCGGCGAGCGGATGGCTGAGGAAGTGAAATTCAGGCTCGGGAACGCCTTCCCGGAAAAGAAAATTGAAACCATGGAGCTGAAGGGGCGCGACGCCATATCCGGTCTGCCCCGCACCCTCGAGATAGACACCACCGAAGTCCGCAAGTCCCTGAAGGAGCCGGTGGACCAGGTGCTGGACGGCATCAAGCATGTTCTGGAAAAGACGCCCCCGGAGCTTGCGGCGGACATCGTCGAGCGGGGCATTGTCATGACCGGGGGCGGCTCTCTCCTGAAAGGCCTTGATAAATACATCAGCAAGGAAACCGGCGTCCCGGTCATCCTCGCGGAAAACCCGCTGACCTGCGTCGTTCTCGGGGCGGGCAAGTTCCTCGAAGAGCTCAAGCACCTGTACCGGGCGAATTTAAAATAG
- a CDS encoding bifunctional 4-hydroxy-2-oxoglutarate aldolase/2-dehydro-3-deoxy-phosphogluconate aldolase → MEQDLVSILKKNRVIPVAQFDNTQSALKTAELLLKHSINIIEITFRTAGALESIKAVLREFPGLTVGAGSLLTMEALRNAIDAGVAFCVAPALDMELVDYAASRGRPFIPGVATPTELNMALKKCAVIKLFPVSVLGGPEYIKAVAAPFRAREFHLVPTGGVTQDNFLEYLKQDRVISVGMSSIVDSALIKKGDYAALGERMKKVMTALP, encoded by the coding sequence GTGGAACAGGATCTTGTATCTATACTCAAAAAAAACAGGGTCATACCGGTAGCGCAGTTTGACAACACCCAGTCGGCTCTGAAGACCGCGGAGCTTCTGCTGAAACACTCCATCAATATCATTGAAATAACCTTCCGCACGGCCGGAGCCCTTGAGAGCATCAAGGCCGTGCTCAGGGAGTTTCCCGGGCTGACGGTCGGCGCCGGGAGCCTTCTTACCATGGAGGCGCTCCGCAATGCCATCGACGCAGGCGTGGCCTTCTGCGTCGCCCCTGCCCTGGATATGGAGCTGGTCGATTACGCTGCTTCCCGGGGTCGTCCCTTCATTCCCGGCGTGGCCACTCCCACGGAATTGAACATGGCGCTGAAGAAGTGCGCGGTGATCAAGCTCTTCCCGGTTTCGGTGCTGGGCGGCCCCGAATACATCAAGGCAGTGGCCGCGCCGTTCCGCGCCAGGGAATTCCACCTGGTCCCGACGGGCGGGGTGACCCAGGATAATTTCCTTGAATACCTGAAGCAGGACCGGGTCATATCCGTCGGCATGTCCTCCATCGTCGACAGCGCCCTGATCAAAAAAGGCGACTACGCCGCCCTTGGGGAGCGAATGAAAAAAGTGATGACGGCCCTGCCGTAA
- a CDS encoding class I SAM-dependent rRNA methyltransferase has protein sequence MQIETFLKKAILKREKLFTDTATDCYRLFNGDGDGMPGLTIDWYGRYILVQFFDDGLITAVDDIRSSIRNIEPMLPARPEGILLKNRLRPDDTRDIASAMRSVVLEGAEPPEGFSVRQNGILALVDLVGGQSTGIFLDMREVRDRLGGYYTSSDTMLNLFSYTALFSVHAVRHGITGAVNVDLSKGVLERARENYRLNGLKVDERDFIYGDSLEWIRRFRKKGKTFSLVVFDPPTFSRNRRRTFSTKKNYRESLDLVSGLVEKGRVLTSVNSHGISREEYLSFHPADWELEFIANESSDFTHRGNPYLKVGLWKIKNS, from the coding sequence ATGCAGATCGAAACCTTCCTTAAAAAAGCCATTCTCAAAAGAGAAAAGCTTTTTACAGACACCGCCACCGATTGTTATCGCCTCTTCAACGGTGACGGAGACGGCATGCCGGGCCTTACCATCGACTGGTACGGCCGGTATATCCTTGTCCAGTTTTTTGACGATGGCCTGATTACCGCGGTCGATGATATTCGATCATCGATCCGAAACATTGAACCAATGCTTCCCGCCAGGCCGGAGGGGATCCTCCTGAAAAACAGGCTCAGGCCCGACGACACGAGGGATATCGCCTCGGCCATGAGGAGCGTCGTCCTGGAGGGGGCGGAGCCCCCCGAGGGGTTCAGCGTCCGCCAGAACGGCATCCTGGCCCTGGTCGACCTGGTGGGTGGTCAGAGCACCGGCATATTCCTGGACATGAGGGAAGTGCGGGACCGCCTTGGCGGTTACTACACTTCCTCTGATACCATGCTCAATCTTTTCAGCTATACAGCTCTTTTTTCGGTCCACGCGGTCAGGCACGGCATCACCGGCGCGGTCAATGTCGACCTTTCAAAGGGGGTCCTGGAGCGCGCCAGGGAAAATTACCGCCTCAACGGGCTGAAAGTCGACGAGCGGGATTTCATCTACGGGGATTCCCTTGAATGGATCAGGCGCTTCAGGAAAAAGGGAAAAACCTTCTCCCTGGTCGTCTTCGATCCTCCCACGTTTTCACGGAACAGGCGAAGGACCTTTTCCACGAAAAAAAATTACCGGGAATCCCTCGACCTTGTCAGCGGCCTGGTGGAGAAAGGCCGCGTACTCACGTCGGTCAATTCCCATGGGATATCCCGCGAGGAATACCTCTCCTTTCACCCGGCGGATTGGGAGCTGGAATTTATCGCCAATGAATCATCGGATTTTACCCACCGCGGCAATCCCTACCTCAAGGTCGGCCTCTGGAAAATAAAAAACTCTTGA
- a CDS encoding metallophosphoesterase gives MRIFALSDIHIDYAENRAWMMDLSNDDYRDDILILAGDIADIPELIEAAFRELTRKFREVIFVPGNHDLWTYRNGMADSLAAFDHVRNIARELGVRIEPYTAGGLTIIPLNGWYDYSFGEPSEELSMMWMDYVACSWPEGFDEGSITRRFTDMNREALSIRNDRVITFSHFMPRIDLMPSIIPEKRRFLYPVLGTTILEKQIRTIGPQAHIYGHTHVNRRIERDGILYINNAFGYPRETRITRKRLVRVIEI, from the coding sequence GTGAGAATCTTCGCCCTATCCGACATCCATATAGACTACGCCGAAAACAGGGCGTGGATGATGGACCTGTCAAACGACGATTACCGCGACGACATCCTCATCCTGGCCGGAGACATCGCGGACATTCCTGAACTCATAGAAGCGGCCTTCAGGGAGCTGACACGTAAATTCCGGGAGGTGATCTTCGTGCCGGGGAACCACGACCTCTGGACCTACCGGAACGGCATGGCCGATTCACTGGCCGCCTTCGACCACGTGCGGAACATCGCCCGGGAACTGGGCGTACGCATCGAGCCTTACACGGCCGGCGGGCTCACCATCATACCCCTCAACGGCTGGTATGACTATTCCTTCGGTGAACCGTCGGAGGAGCTTTCAATGATGTGGATGGATTACGTGGCCTGCTCATGGCCGGAGGGCTTCGACGAGGGATCGATCACCCGCCGCTTCACGGACATGAACAGGGAGGCGCTCTCGATCAGGAACGACCGGGTCATAACTTTTTCACACTTCATGCCCCGCATCGACCTGATGCCGTCGATCATCCCCGAAAAGAGACGCTTCCTCTATCCCGTCCTCGGAACGACCATTCTGGAAAAACAGATCCGGACCATCGGCCCGCAGGCCCACATCTACGGCCACACCCATGTGAACCGGCGCATCGAGCGGGACGGGATACTGTATATCAACAATGCCTTCGGCTACCCCCGGGAAACGCGCATAACGCGGAAAAGACTGGTGCGGGTGATAGAGATATGA
- a CDS encoding TetR/AcrR family transcriptional regulator: protein MKERIIEESLKLFSVKGYMNTSTSDIIAAAGTSKGGFYNHFKTKEELFHEILGAARRIWRERNLHGLDAEPRPLEKIRLLLENYRDRYLADSKNFPGGCIFVNLVVELSDQAPPLADEVNEGLVRLGSMIKRLLDEEKTAGGLSRSVNTADAANLIFSGLLGACVLYTSDKSLKRLNSTIVSLIAYLRSMDSRR from the coding sequence TTGAAAGAACGAATAATAGAAGAATCGCTGAAGCTATTTTCAGTGAAGGGTTATATGAACACCTCCACTTCTGACATCATAGCGGCGGCCGGCACCTCAAAAGGCGGTTTCTATAACCATTTTAAAACAAAGGAAGAGCTGTTTCACGAGATCCTGGGCGCGGCCAGAAGGATATGGCGCGAAAGGAACCTCCATGGACTGGATGCCGAACCCAGGCCACTTGAAAAAATCCGCCTGCTCCTTGAAAACTATCGTGACAGATACCTTGCCGATTCAAAGAACTTTCCGGGCGGCTGCATATTCGTCAATCTCGTTGTGGAGCTGAGCGATCAGGCTCCCCCGCTCGCGGATGAAGTCAATGAAGGATTAGTCCGTCTGGGCTCCATGATCAAACGGCTCCTGGATGAAGAAAAAACAGCGGGAGGGCTCAGCCGTTCAGTGAACACCGCGGATGCCGCCAACCTCATATTCTCCGGACTACTCGGCGCCTGCGTGCTGTACACCTCGGACAAATCCTTGAAGCGGCTCAATTCCACGATTGTTTCGTTAATTGCATACCTGCGGAGCATGGATTCACGGAGGTAA
- the mreC gene encoding rod shape-determining protein MreC, which yields MEFIIRHKSVVAFISFTLFCIISLSIQSSTLVLTMEGIISAVTMPFQKAYDGVQGGVSRLWAGFTELTEVREELKKTRGNLQKYESMAGEMSEIKRENDRLRELLGMKERVEYASIPATIISKDPDNWFRTIIINKGSGDGIKVNMPVIAYQGGQKAVVGTIIEVRGSISRIAPIISPSVRIGVKLQESRFPGLLCGYSGNSNLCKMDYISRAAYIKFNDMVITSGQGGVFPPGLLVGAVIKSYSLESSAYQRAIVKPVIDYNLVEDVFVIKKDLDKDLFEIFDEDKEKEKEQ from the coding sequence TTGGAATTCATAATACGACATAAAAGCGTCGTCGCCTTTATATCCTTCACGCTGTTTTGCATCATCTCACTTTCAATCCAATCGAGCACGCTGGTCCTCACAATGGAGGGGATCATCAGCGCCGTCACCATGCCCTTCCAGAAGGCCTATGACGGCGTCCAGGGAGGCGTGTCGCGGCTATGGGCAGGCTTCACCGAGCTGACAGAGGTCCGCGAAGAACTTAAGAAGACCAGGGGCAATCTGCAGAAGTACGAGTCAATGGCCGGCGAGATGAGCGAGATAAAACGCGAGAACGATCGCCTCCGCGAGCTCCTGGGCATGAAGGAGCGGGTCGAGTACGCGTCGATCCCGGCGACGATCATATCCAAGGACCCTGACAACTGGTTTCGCACCATCATCATCAACAAGGGCTCCGGCGACGGCATCAAGGTGAACATGCCGGTCATCGCCTACCAGGGCGGGCAGAAGGCCGTCGTGGGCACCATCATCGAGGTGCGGGGCAGCATCTCGAGGATTGCTCCGATCATATCTCCCTCGGTCAGGATCGGGGTAAAGCTCCAGGAGAGCCGCTTCCCCGGCCTCCTGTGCGGGTACTCGGGCAACTCCAACCTCTGCAAGATGGATTACATCAGCCGCGCGGCCTACATAAAGTTCAATGACATGGTGATAACGTCGGGCCAGGGTGGTGTGTTCCCGCCGGGCCTCCTGGTCGGCGCCGTGATCAAGTCGTATTCCCTGGAGTCGAGCGCCTACCAGCGCGCCATCGTCAAGCCGGTCATTGATTACAATCTCGTGGAAGACGTCTTCGTCATCAAGAAGGACCTGGACAAGGACCTCTTCGAGATATTCGATGAAGATAAGGAAAAAGAGAAGGAACAATGA